The Candidatus Sulfotelmatobacter sp. genome includes the window TCCACAAATTCACTCTGGGCTCGGCAGCGAGGGCAAGATGCCCTCGCGACAGCCGCCGAGACGGCGGCGCTACTGGGTCAATTCGTATCCCGCAAAGAAAAAGCTCAGTTCAAACCGCGCTGTATCTTCGCCGTCCGATCCGTGAATCGCGTTGTGCTCAATGTTGGTCGCCCACTTCTTGCGGATGGTGCCTTCCTCGGCCTGGGCCGGGTTGGTCGCGCCCATCAGTTTGCGCAGATCGGCAATAGCATTTTCTTTTTCCAGAGCAAGCACAACGATCGGTCCGCTCGACATGAAATCGGTCAGCGTGCCGAAGAA containing:
- the ndk gene encoding nucleoside-diphosphate kinase; translation: MKTLQRTFTIVKPDAVRKHAVGDIIEQFEKNGFRILAMKMLEISKHQAEQFYAVHASRPFFGTLTDFMSSGPIVVLALEKENAIADLRKLMGATNPAQAEEGTIRKKWATNIEHNAIHGSDGEDTARFELSFFFAGYELTQ